One region of Primulina tabacum isolate GXHZ01 chromosome 17, ASM2559414v2, whole genome shotgun sequence genomic DNA includes:
- the LOC142531267 gene encoding putative inactive receptor kinase At4g23740 isoform X2: protein MDVKNIFLTILVYGTLHLLARSEPVEDKLALLDFVDNINPIRKLNWDERTSVCYNWTGITCNHDNSRVIGVRLPAIGFKGSIPLNTLGRLSGLQILSLKSNGISGTFPSDLLKLGNLTSLYLQFNNLKGPLPLDFKVWKNLSVLNLSSNAFNGSVPLSLLNLSHLEVLNLSNNSLSGDIPDLNIPTLQVLDLSYNNLTGAVPQSLKRFPSSAFLGNNISPEDPMPPTPTLTIPPKKHKSKLSESAILGIILGSCALVFVLIALLLIVSHRKKQKNKSTTEASQKKEKIVSEHQGNGGRLTFFEGCNLAFDLEDLLRASAEVLGRGTFGTTYKAALEDATVVTVKRLKEVIVGKKDFEQHMEIVGSIRHENVAPLRAYYYSKDEKLVVYDYYNQGSVSALLHAKRGENRNPLDWETRLRIAIGAARGIAHIHSQTGGKLVHGNIKASNVFINSQQYGCVCYLGLATLMNPITPPSIRATGYRGPEVTDTRKVTQASDVYSFGVFILELLTGKSPVYSSGGEEVIHLVRWVHSVVREEWTGEVFDVDLLSYPNIEEEMVSMLQIGMSCVARMPEQRPKIEDVVKMVEEIRGVNTGNSPSGGTRSPGSTPSLTPHLAEIAPSN from the exons ATGGACGtcaagaatatttttttaacaattttagtATATGGTACACTGCACTTGTTAGCAAGATCTGAACCTGTTGAAGATAAACTGGCGTTGCTTGATTTTGTCGATAACATTAATCCTATTCGGAAGCTGAATTGGGATGAGAGAACTTCTGTATGCTATAACTGGACTGGAATAACTTGTAATCATGATAATTCGAGAGTTATAGGGGTTCGGCTACCGGCTATTGGATTCAAAGGCAGCATTCCTTTGAACACACTTGGCCGGCTGTCGGGGCTTCAGATCTTGAGTCTTAAATCAAATGGTATTAGTGGGACGTTTCCTTCTGATCTTCTGAAGCTCGGGAACTTGACGAGTCTTTATCTCCAGTTCAATAATCTTAAAGGTCCTCTGCCATTGGATTTTAAAGTTTGGAAGAACCTTTCGGTGTTGAATTTGTCTAGCAATGCTTTCAATGGGAGTGTTCCGTtgtcccttttgaatttgagtCATTTGGAAGTGCTGAATCTTTCTAATAACTCTCTTTCTGGTGATATTCCTGATCTGAATATCCCGACTCTGCAAGTGTTGGATCTGTCCTATAATAATCTCACGGGAGCTGTACCTCAATCTCTCAAGAGATTTCCAAGTTCTGCCTTTCTTGGTAATAATATTTCaccagaggatccaatgcctcCGACTCCCACACTGACAATTCCACCAAAGAAACATAAATCAAAACTTAGTGAATCAGCCATTTTGGGAATCATTTTAGGCAGTTGTGCACTAGTATTTGTGTTAATTGCCTTGCTACTAATTGTTTCCcacagaaagaaacaaaaaaataaatcgaCCACCGAGGCATCCcagaagaaagaaaaaattGTTTCCGAGCATCAAGGGAATGGTGGCCGGCTAACGTTTTTTGAGGGGTGCAATCTTGCATTTGACCTTGAAGATTTGTTGAGGGCTTCCGCCGAGGTTCTTGGGAGGGGAACATTTGGTACTACGTATAAAGCAGCATTAGAGGATGCAACAGTTGTAACAGTAAAGAGATTAAAGGAGGTAATTGTTGGAAAAAAGGACTTCGAGCAACATATGGAGATTGTTGGAAGTATCAGGCATGAAAATGTAGCTCCGTTGAGGGCTTACTACTATTCCAAGGATGAAAAGCTTGTGGTATATGATTACTACAATCAGGGAAGCGTGTCGGCATTGCTACATG CAAAACGAGGTGAGAACCGGAACCCTTTGGATTGGGAAACTCGACTCAGGATAGCAATCGGTGCAGCAAGAGGCATAGCTCACATCCACTCACAAACCGGTGGGAAGCTCGTACATGGAAACATAAAGGCCTCGAATGTTTTCATCAACTCCCAACAGTATGGTTGTGTTTGCTATCTTGGTTTAGCCACATTAATGAATCCAATCACACCACCCTCAATACGGGCAACAGGTTATCGCGGCCCGGAAGTCACCGACACTCGGAAAGTCACACAGGCATCAGATGTCTATAGCTTCGGAGTTTTCATACTCGAGCTCCTTACTGGGAAATCCCCTGTATATTCCTCAGGAGGTGAAGAGGTAATTCACCTGGTCAGATGGGTTCATTCTGTGGTTCGTGAGGAATGGACCGGTGAAGTTTTTGATGTCGATCTCTTGAGCTATCCGAATATAGAGGAAGAAATGGTATCGATGCTGCAGATAGGCATGAGTTGTGTGGCAAGAATGCCTGAACAGAGGCCAAAGATCGAGGATGTGGTGAAAATGGTGGAGGAAATTAGAGGTGTTAATACAGGGAACAGCCCATCTGGTGGAACTAGATCTCCAGGTTCCACTCCATCATTAACTCCACATTTGGCTGAGATCGCACCCTCAAATTAG
- the LOC142531090 gene encoding ubiquitin-conjugating enzyme E2-17 kDa-like: MASKRILKELKDLQKDPPTSCSAGPVAEDMFHWQATIMGPPDSPYAGGVFLVTIHFPPDYPFKPPKVAFRTKVFHPNINSNGSICLDILKEQWSPALTISKVLLSICSLLTDPNPDDPLVPEIAHMYKIDRSKYETTARSWTQKYAMG, translated from the exons ATGGCTTCAAAGCGGATCTTGAAGGAGCTCAAGGATCTTCAGAAGGATCCTCCTACGTCTTGCAGTGCTG GTCCTGTGGCTGAGGACATGTTTCACTGGCAAGCTACAATCATGGGTCCTCCAGATAGTCCATATGCTGGTGGAGTTTTCCTAGTTACCATTCATTTTCCTCCCGATTACCCTTTCAAGCCACCTAAG GTTGCTTTCAGGACAAAAGTTTTCCACCCAAATATAAACAGCAACGGAAGCATATGCCTTGACATATTGAAGGAGCAGTGGAGCCCTGCCCTTACTATTTCCAAG GTGTTGCTTTCTATCTGTTCTTTGTTGACCGACCCAAACCCCGATGATCCTTTGGTGCCTGAGATTGCTCACATGTACAAGATAGACCGGAGCAAGTATGAGACCACTGCAAGGAGCTGGACTCAGAAATATGCTATGGGATAA
- the LOC142530496 gene encoding rust resistance kinase Lr10-like, which translates to TNFLRVYAFILCRSIKHSEACRCNLGFLSFCVNSSSGIVYKGILSNDIYVAVKVLQYFQGNGEEFINEVATIGKIHHVNVVRLVGFCADGFKRALIYEFLPNESLERFIFQERRKKNSVGPTRLQDIALGVAKGIEYLHEGCEKQILHFDIKPHNILLDHNFHPKICDFGLAKLCSKEQSAVSMTAARGTMGYIAPEMLSRTIGKVLYKSDVYSFGMMLLEMVGGRKNVDNSVNNSQVYFPQWIYNHLNQGDEILMHIEEEGDETKIARKLTIVGIWCIQWYPADRPSMKAVVQMLERDGDNLTMPPNPFPVTNDTNSATRVS; encoded by the exons acaaatttcTTACGTGTTTACGCTTTTATCTTATGCAGATCGATCAAACACAGCGAGGCTTGCAG GTGCAACCTTGGCTTCCTGTCTTTCTGCGTTAATTCTAGCAG TGGTATCGTTTATAAAGGAATACTGTCCAATGACATTTATGTTGCAGTAAAGGTCCTCCAATACTTTCAGGGAAATGGCGAGGAATTCATAAATGAAGTTGCTACGATTGGAAAAATTCATCACGTCAATGTTGTCCGCCTGGTGGGCTTTTGTGCTGATGGATTTAAACGAGCTCTCATTTATGAATTTCTACCAAACGAATCACTTGAGAGGTTCATCTTTCAAGAGCGCCGGAAGAAAAATTCCGTGGGTCCGACAAGGCTTCAAGATATAGCTCTAGGGGTTGCCAAAGGGATCGAATATCTTCATGAGGGATGTGAGAAACAGATCCTCCACTTTGATATCAAGCCACATAATATCTTGTTAGATCATAATTTCCACCCAAAGATCTGTGATTTTGGCCTCGCTAAGCTGTGTTCCAAGGAACAAAGTGCCGTATCAATGACAGCTGCGAGGGGAACAATGGGATACATAGCACCTGAGATGTTGTCAAGGACAATTGGCAAAGTATTGTACAAGTCAGATGTTTATAGCTTTGGAATGATGTTGCTTGAAATGGTTGGAGGGAGGAAGAATGTAGATAATTCGGTAAATAATAGTCAAGTGTACTTTCCTCAATGGATTTATAATCATTTAAATCAAGGAGATGAAATATTAATGCATATCGAGGAAGAAGGTGATGAAACTAAGATAGCAAGGAAGCTTACAATCGTTGGAATCTGGTGTATTCAATGGTATCCAGCGGATCGTCCGTCCATGAAAGCAGTAGTGCAAATGCTGGAACGAGATGGAGACAATCTCACTATGCCACCAAATCCATTTCCAGTCACAAACGACACAAACTCTGCTACGAGAGTATCCTGA
- the LOC142531089 gene encoding potassium transporter 26-like, which translates to MNMEEDEEIPRYKKSNSTSQKEYGAMKTFLLAYQTLGIVYGDLGTSPLYVLPSSLLENPTREDFLGIFSIIFWTLTVIPLIKYVFIVLRADDNGEGGTFALYSYLCRHIKFRNNLTIQDTRLPSDTNLMYYQQGSVIKNKSKAFIEKSNKAQFLLTFFVLLGTCMVIGDGALTPATSVLSALSGIQTLSPKITTNYVVLMAVILLLILFYFQKFGTSKVSCSFSPIMFLWFSTNAAIGLYNIIKYHPSILKGISPYYIIKFFQERGRTGWELLGAAFLCTSGAEAMFADLGHFNKRSIQLAFSMFVYPSLVLCYAGEAAYLVQNPEKLSTAYYSSIPTPVYWPMFVIATISAVVASQSMISATFSIVKQSLALGCFPRVNMLHTSSKHEGQVYSPEVNFIIGALCIALVLGFKQGVEIGNAYGVAIICVMLITTCLVTLVMLVIWDTNFFLILAFFLPFLFVECGFLSAMVNKIPLGGWVPFAIAAFFMIIMLSWTSGRSKKTKYDSERKLGFEELHRILYESDLHHPSGICLFCADLVNGIPPIIRHYIHNTNSLREITIIVTIRTLPIKTVLPEERFEVGKVGFDGVYRCLIQFGYKDEQSLAGNAVGLIVEKLKEISESAEEAKKLDSALEKGVVFVTGRTILKSKESNSWLSRWTINYLYRFLQKNSVSAVTSLRIPPENFMQVGMLYDI; encoded by the exons ATGAACATGGAGGAAGACGAGGAGATCCCGCGATATAAGAAATCGAATTCCACTTCCCAAAAG GAATATGGTGCAATGAAAACTTTTCTCTTAGCTTATCAAACACTGGGAATTGTGTACGGAGACCTAGGCACTTCTCCGCTTTATGTGCTTCCCTCTTCTCTACTTGAAAATCCTACAAGAGAAGATTTTCTTGGAATCTTTAGCATTATCTTCTGGACGTTGACCGTCATACCCTTGATCAAATATGTATTCATCGTCCTTCGTGCTGATGATAATGGAGAAGGCGGTACTTTCGCCTTGTATTCGTACCTATGTCGCCATATAAAGTTCCGAAACAACCTCACCATTCAGGATACAAGGCTTCCATCTGATACAAATTTGATGTATTACCAACAAGGGAGCGTTATAAAGAATAAGAGCAAGGCTTTTATCGAGAAAAGTAACAAAGCTCAGTTTCTTCTAACATTTTTTGTGCTTCTTGGGACCTGCATGGTCATTGGAGATGGAGCTCTTACACCAGCAACTAGTG TTCTTTCTGCTCTTTCAGGAATTCAGACACTTTCCCCAAAGATTACAACCA ATTATGTTGTTCTTATGGCAGTAATTCTTCTCTTAATTTTGTTCTATTTCCAAAAATTTGGAACAAGTAAAGTTAGCTGCTCTTTCTCTCCAATAATGTTCTTGTGGTTTTCTACAAATGCTGCAATTGGACTCTACAACATTATCAAGTACCATCCCTCAATCCTAAAGGGCATTTCCCCTTATTACATTATCAAGTTCTTTCAAGAACGAGGCCGAACCGGCTGGGAGCTACTCGGTGCAGCCTTTCTGTGCACGTCTGGAGCTGAAGCAATGTTCGCTGATTTAGGCCACTTCAACAAAAGATCAATTCAG TTGGCTTTCTCTATGTTTGTTTATCCCTCGTTGGTGTTGTGCTACGCTGGAGAAGCGGCTTACTTGGTCCAGAACCCAGAAAAATTGAGCACCGCATATTATAGCTCCATTCCCACCCCGGTGTACTGGCCGATGTTCGTGATCGCCACCATATCTGCCGTTGTCGCCAGCCAATCTATGATTTCTGCAACATTTTCTATCGTCAAGCAATCTCTTGCTCTCGGATGCTTTCCTCGAGTTAACATGCTCCATACATCCTCGAAGCACGAGGGTCAAGTCTATTCTCCAGAAGTCAATTTCATTATTGGGGCTCTTTGTATTGCTCTTGTTTTGGGATTCAAACAAGGTGTTGAAATAGGCAATGCGTATG GCGTTGCAATCATATGTGTGATGCTTATAACCACATGCTTGGTGACACTAGTGATGTTGGTCATTTGGGacacaaatttttttctaaTCTTGGCGTTTTTTCTCCCGTTTCTTTTCGTAGAATGCGGATTCTTATCAGCAATGGTAAACAAAATCCCACTAGGGGGATGGGTTCCATTCGCAATCGCCGCTTTCTTTATGATCATCATGTTATCTTGGACCAGTGGCAGAAGCAAGAAAACAAAATATGATTCGGAAAGAAAGCTCGGATTTGAAGAACTCCACAGAATCTTATACGAAAGTGACCTTCACCATCCTTCCGGAATATGTTTGTTCTGTGCTGATCTTGTAAACGGGATCCCACCAATTATCAGACACTATATTCACAACACGAATTCTCTTCGGGAAATCACCATCATTGTAACCATTAGAACTCTACCGATCAAGACTGTGCTACCAGAAGAGCGGTTTGAGGTAGGGAAAGTGGGGTTCGATGGAGTTTACCGATGTTTGATTCAGTTCGGCTATAAAGACGAACAAAGTTTAGCAGGAAATGCTGTTGGATTGATCGTGGAGAAGCTCAAAGAGATATCAGAAAGTGCAGAAGAAGCTAAGAAACTCGATTCTGCACTCGAGAAAGGGGTCGTCTTTGTCACGGGAAGAACgattctcaaatctaaagaaaGCAATAGTTGGCTGAGCCGTTGGACCATAAATTACCTCTATAGATTCTTGCAGAAGAACAGCGTATCGGCAGTCACATCACTCAGAATTCCCCCCGAAAATTTCATGCAAGTTGGTATGTTATATGATATTTAA
- the LOC142531267 gene encoding putative inactive receptor kinase At4g23740 isoform X1, which translates to MDVKNIFLTILVYGTLHLLARSEPVEDKLALLDFVDNINPIRKLNWDERTSVCYNWTGITCNHDNSRVIGVRLPAIGFKGSIPLNTLGRLSGLQILSLKSNGISGTFPSDLLKLGNLTSLYLQFNNLKGPLPLDFKVWKNLSVLNLSSNAFNGSVPLSLLNLSHLEVLNLSNNSLSGDIPDLNIPTLQVLDLSYNNLTGAVPQSLKRFPSSAFLGNNISPEDPMPPTPTLTIPPKKHKSKLSESAILGIILGSCALVFVLIALLLIVSHRKKQKNKSTTEASQKKEKIVSEHQGNGGRLTFFEGCNLAFDLEDLLRASAEVLGRGTFGTTYKAALEDATVVTVKRLKEVIVGKKDFEQHMEIVGSIRHENVAPLRAYYYSKDEKLVVYDYYNQGSVSALLHDMTFAAKRGENRNPLDWETRLRIAIGAARGIAHIHSQTGGKLVHGNIKASNVFINSQQYGCVCYLGLATLMNPITPPSIRATGYRGPEVTDTRKVTQASDVYSFGVFILELLTGKSPVYSSGGEEVIHLVRWVHSVVREEWTGEVFDVDLLSYPNIEEEMVSMLQIGMSCVARMPEQRPKIEDVVKMVEEIRGVNTGNSPSGGTRSPGSTPSLTPHLAEIAPSN; encoded by the exons ATGGACGtcaagaatatttttttaacaattttagtATATGGTACACTGCACTTGTTAGCAAGATCTGAACCTGTTGAAGATAAACTGGCGTTGCTTGATTTTGTCGATAACATTAATCCTATTCGGAAGCTGAATTGGGATGAGAGAACTTCTGTATGCTATAACTGGACTGGAATAACTTGTAATCATGATAATTCGAGAGTTATAGGGGTTCGGCTACCGGCTATTGGATTCAAAGGCAGCATTCCTTTGAACACACTTGGCCGGCTGTCGGGGCTTCAGATCTTGAGTCTTAAATCAAATGGTATTAGTGGGACGTTTCCTTCTGATCTTCTGAAGCTCGGGAACTTGACGAGTCTTTATCTCCAGTTCAATAATCTTAAAGGTCCTCTGCCATTGGATTTTAAAGTTTGGAAGAACCTTTCGGTGTTGAATTTGTCTAGCAATGCTTTCAATGGGAGTGTTCCGTtgtcccttttgaatttgagtCATTTGGAAGTGCTGAATCTTTCTAATAACTCTCTTTCTGGTGATATTCCTGATCTGAATATCCCGACTCTGCAAGTGTTGGATCTGTCCTATAATAATCTCACGGGAGCTGTACCTCAATCTCTCAAGAGATTTCCAAGTTCTGCCTTTCTTGGTAATAATATTTCaccagaggatccaatgcctcCGACTCCCACACTGACAATTCCACCAAAGAAACATAAATCAAAACTTAGTGAATCAGCCATTTTGGGAATCATTTTAGGCAGTTGTGCACTAGTATTTGTGTTAATTGCCTTGCTACTAATTGTTTCCcacagaaagaaacaaaaaaataaatcgaCCACCGAGGCATCCcagaagaaagaaaaaattGTTTCCGAGCATCAAGGGAATGGTGGCCGGCTAACGTTTTTTGAGGGGTGCAATCTTGCATTTGACCTTGAAGATTTGTTGAGGGCTTCCGCCGAGGTTCTTGGGAGGGGAACATTTGGTACTACGTATAAAGCAGCATTAGAGGATGCAACAGTTGTAACAGTAAAGAGATTAAAGGAGGTAATTGTTGGAAAAAAGGACTTCGAGCAACATATGGAGATTGTTGGAAGTATCAGGCATGAAAATGTAGCTCCGTTGAGGGCTTACTACTATTCCAAGGATGAAAAGCTTGTGGTATATGATTACTACAATCAGGGAAGCGTGTCGGCATTGCTACATG ATATGACTTTTGCAGCAAAACGAGGTGAGAACCGGAACCCTTTGGATTGGGAAACTCGACTCAGGATAGCAATCGGTGCAGCAAGAGGCATAGCTCACATCCACTCACAAACCGGTGGGAAGCTCGTACATGGAAACATAAAGGCCTCGAATGTTTTCATCAACTCCCAACAGTATGGTTGTGTTTGCTATCTTGGTTTAGCCACATTAATGAATCCAATCACACCACCCTCAATACGGGCAACAGGTTATCGCGGCCCGGAAGTCACCGACACTCGGAAAGTCACACAGGCATCAGATGTCTATAGCTTCGGAGTTTTCATACTCGAGCTCCTTACTGGGAAATCCCCTGTATATTCCTCAGGAGGTGAAGAGGTAATTCACCTGGTCAGATGGGTTCATTCTGTGGTTCGTGAGGAATGGACCGGTGAAGTTTTTGATGTCGATCTCTTGAGCTATCCGAATATAGAGGAAGAAATGGTATCGATGCTGCAGATAGGCATGAGTTGTGTGGCAAGAATGCCTGAACAGAGGCCAAAGATCGAGGATGTGGTGAAAATGGTGGAGGAAATTAGAGGTGTTAATACAGGGAACAGCCCATCTGGTGGAACTAGATCTCCAGGTTCCACTCCATCATTAACTCCACATTTGGCTGAGATCGCACCCTCAAATTAG